AGATGTCCCGAGGATGTTGTCCTCGTCCTGGAAGTACAACGCGAAGTCGCGGTAGTTCTCAAGCTTGGCATTCTCAGGATACGACTTGTCGATGATCACGTCCGCTTTCCAGGAGTTGCCCTGGGAGATGTCTTTCCCAGTCTCTGGATCCCGATACACCGATCCACGCGGACCGATGATGATGCCACCGAACAAACCATCCCGAACGTTGGTCGTCAAATTACCGAAGTCCCACAACAAGGCGCCATTGATGTTGTAATCAGTATGCGCATAGAAAGTGTAAACTTTGGACTTGCCGGGTGCCAACGTCTGATCTCCAGGATTGTTCCCGACATTGATGCCCTGAGAATCCAGAGGATCGAACGCGAGGTTATTCGCGTGCAGAGAAGCGTTCCCTTCTTTCAAACGGTTGGTCAGTTTGACCTTGATGCAGTCTCCGATGTTCGCACGAAGCGTCAACGGATGCGGCATCACGCCATCGTCCGACGCCTTGCTGACTTCACCCTCAAGAGCGAAAATCTTGGCTTCGGCGTTGGCAAGGATGAGTTTTCGTTCGAAATCAACTTCAATCTCATCCTCGGTGTTGGGATTGAACTTCAGCGCTTTGTTGATTGCTACCACACTGAAATTCTTAACCGGTGCACCTGTTGGGCAAAGAGTTTTCGCTGATTTTGCGATGTGCTCATTGCCCGGCAAGGTTTGCAGGTCTTTTTGTACTTCATCCAAAACTCTCAAGATAGACCAACTACCTTCAGACAAATGAGAGGTTCGACCATCGTAAACCAGATAGTCTCCTGCCATCTGCTGATAACCTCCCGCAGTGGTCGCCAGATCATAACGCTCGGCGATCCCTACATGAAGGGCGTTAGTAACCCTGGAATCCCTGTCATAACGCTCCGGGCGGTAACCGTGACCGGAAACCACGAAGGTATGGGTTTCATACATCATGCCGCTAATAATAAGGCCTGTACATTAATTTTTACGCCAAAAAAAAACGGCACCGGGAGTTCTCCCGATGCCGCAGTGTTCCAGACTCTTTACTAATTACTTGCCAATTGTAAAGTCCGCTTTAGCTTCGCCAGCCGCTACCGTGATTTCCTGAGAGGACTCACCAGCGTAAGGATGCCACGCAGTTACCTTATATTTACCAGCAGGAATCCCGTCAATCTTGAAGGACCCATCAGCGC
This sequence is a window from Nitrospinota bacterium. Protein-coding genes within it:
- a CDS encoding multicopper oxidase domain-containing protein; this translates as MMYETHTFVVSGHGYRPERYDRDSRVTNALHVGIAERYDLATTAGGYQQMAGDYLVYDGRTSHLSEGSWSILRVLDEVQKDLQTLPGNEHIAKSAKTLCPTGAPVKNFSVVAINKALKFNPNTEDEIEVDFERKLILANAEAKIFALEGEVSKASDDGVMPHPLTLRANIGDCIKVKLTNRLKEGNASLHANNLAFDPLDSQGINVGNNPGDQTLAPGKSKVYTFYAHTDYNINGALLWDFGNLTTNVRDGLFGGIIIGPRGSVYRDPETGKDISQGNSWKADVIIDKSYPENAKLENYRDFALYFQDEDNILGTS